Sequence from the Rutidosis leptorrhynchoides isolate AG116_Rl617_1_P2 chromosome 3, CSIRO_AGI_Rlap_v1, whole genome shotgun sequence genome:
GCAAACCAAAGTCAATTTAGATCTAGATGAAAATACAGTCATTACAATTCGTTTAATACCTTCATATCAAGCCTTTATTAAGTGGGTTTAATACAAAATCATATCACAATATATAAGTCGCTTCAAATTGCAAACCAAAGTCAATTTAGATCTAGATGAAAATACAGTCATTACAATTCGTTTAATACCTTCATATCAAGCCTTTATTAAGTGCGTTAAGTCGTTCATATACAAATTTTTTGAACAAAACTCAAATCGAAAGAGGCAATCGATTTTAACAAGCAGGTTGCTGGGTTTTGAAGATTgaattgatgaagatgaagattgcgGACAGAATAAAAGTAACAGAGTTACAAACTAAACAATTTAAGATAGGGCACGAATCATATGAATATAAACTGATGAAAGAATTAGTTTTCACCTTCCATTACGAAACCAAGAGAATTAGGTGGTTAGGTGAAtacgtatatataattatatatcggagtatatatattatatataattaataatttatatttatatttatatttatatctatttatattatatttatatttatttattaaatataaatataaataattgagTTGATGAAACTCCTGTAAATGACGAAAATGCCCTCACATGCTTGGCACATGATTCAATTTTAACGAAAAAAGTTAATAGTATTAGTAAACTGGGCTATCCTTGCTCCACTTTTAAGTCACAAGGACCATCCACACTCAAATCACAAACTTTGTCTATCCACGATGGGtgctacaaaccacagggactatccgcgcaattttctcaATTAAAACAAGGCTCCAAACTTCATTACAATGCAATGTAAATTGATACAAACAAATCGTCACCCATTTTCTCTTGATTTTTCAATCATAATACAAAATGCAACATATATCGACACATTTTGGTAAAAATTTAAACAATGTTAAAAAATTGGGTTATATGTATTACACATGCCAGGGTTTCTGATGCACCAAAGCGGCTGAATCGGTTCAGACTTAACCCCTCTGCTAACCATCCGATTAATCCACTCAGTTAACCTATCAGTCGCGTCAGCAGACCTTTTCATACCCATCTCATCCCGATTCCCGGACCACAAAACCTCGCCTATAGCCGAAGCCCGAGGCCAAATTCGTGAATCCAAGACATTGGGGTCCGCCTGCTCGGACCACAAAGCTacttcaccacctataactagttTCGCCTCTGTCTCATCTAACCCATACGTTATATCGTAATTGTATATCAACTGCCATGTCTTAAACGGACCGCACCACGATCCACCCTTTTGTTGGTCGAAACCTGGTGGTTGATCATAAGCAGTATTATTCCCGGTAAAATCACCATGTCCACAATCTAAATAATAGTAATCGGCTGATGACACGATTGTACGATAACCAGCTGACACTAACTTTTTCGTGTTGTTTGGGCCCCCATTCCACGTTTGCATAATCGTGGTTTCAGGTGAAAGAATCGAGGGATTCACGTTAATTTGTGCATCAAGAATAACATCCTCCCAATAGACTGCGGTACGATTTTGTGCCAAGATGTAAGGGTTAGTTTTGTTGATAAAAATCTCAAGAATTTGACTAAGTGTCCCGTTGTTCGCGAGATAGTTTTGGATCGTGGGGTCCGCTTTCCAACAACCCGGAACAACCTCATCAGCTCCTCCATGGTAAAATGAATCGGGAAACATAGTTGTTATTTCTTGCACAATGTTTTTTATTACGTCGTAGGTTTTGGGGATTAAAGGGTTCAGGTGGCCCGTCCCTGGCTCGGCTGCAAGCCGGTCTTCCCATAGAGCCCCAGCAGGCCACCAAAACATGTTAGCACAAGCTACGATCTCTGGGTAAGCTGCAGCCCATGACCCGGTGTGTCCTGCATCACATAATTAAGACTTTGATCATCATAAACATACCAACGACTAATAGAGTTGCATTtgtattactttattatatatggATGATGATTTTTTAGCCGTTCAATTTAATTAACACCTAATTAATTGGTTAATTGCAGGCCGTAAATAAACAGATTATAGTTATATGTTACGGAGTATTAACTTTAAATTGGGCATTTGGAACGGTAAGTTTAAATTCTTAAATATAAATAACTAAAAATGACAAAAAGAAAACTAAACCTTTATTGGTCCAAAAATATGAACTTTTAATCGATCGATGGATATGAATATCCAAAGATACCATATATTTAGTCTTTGGAAATGGAATCTTCTTGTATTGTCGTCATGGATTCAATAGGTCACGTGGTTTGCACGTGTTAAGAGTGACGTCAGAGATAACACAATAACCGTTTCTGTCTCGGTCGTTACTAACTAGAATTTAAAATtctaataaataaagttaattataattttaactattaatttaatttaatttaaattaattttgatgatttccCCAAAAATATAAATAGATACGGAGCAATATAATTTTTCAATAATTCCATTCCATACCCACGTATACACAATAAAAGAGCCTTACCTGGCATATCGATTTCCGGTATTATCCTCACTCCATGTTCCAACCCGAATTCCACAACCCGTTTCACATCCTCAAGCGAATACTCCATACCCGACCCATACGATCCTTTCCCCGCCAAATCCGGTTCCGTTTTCAGTACCAAAGGAAAAGACTGCGAATCAGTTATATGCCAATGAAACACATTCAGTTTATTCGCACTCATTGCACCTATTAATCTCATTAAATCTTCGACTTCATAGAAGTTTCTAGCAGTATCCAACAATATCCCCCGGTGTTCAAACAACGGCCAGTCGGAGATCTCAACTCCGGCGGCTACCGTCGCCGGATTCCCCCAAATTAGCTGCGAAAAACTCTCCAGTCCTCTCATCGCTCCCCACGCCGTCGCCGCCGTGATAGTCGCACCGTTGGAGTTCGCCGGAATGTTGAGAGTGTAGGATTCATTGACGCCGTGGGAGAGTGGTGATGTGAGGTCGGAGATGGTTAGGGTTAGAGTTTGTAATGGTAAGGAGGTGGTGATGTTAATTGACGGAGTGATTAACGGCGTGTATTTCGCCGTTTGGATCTGATGGAGGTAACGGTTAACGGCGGGAGTTAGGTAAGGGTGTGAAGGAGATGAAATGGTGAATGATGGGGAGATATAGATTGCCTGTTGTACGGTCCATGTTATGGATCTCGGTTTAGGCCATATGTTGATCGGAGAATCAACGGCTGAGATTAATGGAACGAAATAGATCAAAAGCGTTACTAATAATGTGTATAGATTGTTACATGTAGGGAAATTGTTATTACTCATTTTGGGAGAGATTTTTTTGCAAGTGGAAGTTAGAGAGTGAGATGAATAGAAACAATGAAAGAGGTAAGTTTATATAGTTTTTGAAAGAGTGAAAAGTTTATGAGAGCAAGCATTTTTTATTTGTATTTGAATTTTGTATCTTCCATTTACGTGTCATGTGTTTGATTTAGTGAAATActtgtatattttatataacttTTGTTGTGAATTAGTTGATCAGAGATGTCATGATATCTCTAAAGTGATCTTATTTTCAAATCTAACTAAAAAATAAATTTTGAGAAATCATGACAAGAGAACTAAATTAAGTCATGTACATTAAGGCCCGTTTGTTTAGAACTTAATCAGCTTAAttaaacttaatgatataaaattgAATAAGTCGTATGGTGTTTTTTTTTTGTCTTAATGAAAATAAAATGTCTTAATATTTGAAGTCATGAAAATGTGAATTTTCATAATCGTCCCTACTCTTTCAAAACTGCTAACATAACTGTCTATAACTATTATATGTAAAAGgttaaatttgtaattttaattattcagTCAGAGTTCAGCACATAAAACAAACAATAGCTATTTATTCATCACTTATTCCTTACAGACATCATAAATTCATTCAAACAATAGAACTtaataaaaacaaaaaaacaaatggGCCCATTATTAAAATTAGTAGTCATTCTAGAATAATTAGAATTATTAAAAATTTCCTTCTTTACTGTTTTATCGAAAATTAGTTAGGTTTATGGTAGTCTTTTATGCTTTAAGAAATCTATTGTGTAGAATCAAGTAATGATACGTATtgtcatttttttttatcatacGGAGTACATACTAAACATAATTTAGAGTGTTACAATATTTTAAACACGGTTGGTTGTGTTTTTTTTGGAACAGCAAACATTTTATTACCAACTCCTCTCTAGCAAGGAGCTACAAGAGTAAAGAGAACATATTACAACGGGTTACAAAGTCAATCTTGCCATTTGAGGTGTAGTTTACCTCAATGAGCAAACCAACGAAACAAATAAttacaaatattatcaaaaatagaaTCCTTTCTCGATGGGCAATCTTGTGTTGGTTGTGTACGCTAAAATATGATTGCGTTTAGTTACTTATTGTTTCGTATTTAGTCATTGATTAAACATAAATTTAGAGTgttcatatataattatttattgattcgtaatgataatGAAATCATCTTTTAAACGATAGAAATAGAAATTTAGAGAATAAGTTTTAAGAAAAATCATATTAACTAAGTTTTTAAAGGTTTATAAACGTAGCACTTATTGGTGTTGATATGTGATACATAAGTCCAATTCACTTTACATCCTTAGCAAGAGCAAATTCATGTTATCATCGATATTTAGTATGAGTAATTTGGATCTTATAGACATGTTGTGTTTTTGTCGTTTGTGTTACATTGCAATTCACTTCAAATATAAAttcaattttaaaataaacaaaaatcCTCATAATAATTTGGTTGAGATTTTCACCAATAGGATTGGGGTTGATAATGATACAAAAAAAACGTCAAATTACTGTTGAAGCCGTCGAACATAACTTGAATGCTTCAACTTTTTGTTGGAGTACATATCGTTGTCATTGTTTGTGTCGAAATGTTAAAAAGATTTAAATAAATACTTCAAATAAGTCAAAATTGCACATAAGACGTGCATTGTTTAATGGGGTGTGCCGGCGAGCCGTTAATTACGGTTTGAAGTGTTTCGACGGTCGATTTCATCAAACATATGGCTTCTTCTTGTGGAGCAATGGGTGGCGGGCCAGAGTGCTATTAATATCACCTCTAGTAACTtttacttgagaatattaatatgtATTCCGTTTTATAAAGTTCtcgttttttttttctaaaaagaaaaaaaaaattagaaaaaaaataaattaatattGAATGTGTAAACGTGAAGTAGTAAGTGTATGCGTTCATAAGTTAAAAATGCTACATAGTccgtattttttttactttttatttttttttttatttttttttagctaAACTTCTATTACTAACCCACAAGATGGGGGCAAAACGGGAACAATACAGAACCACTACTCGAACAATAATAAAGAGGGATCACCTCAAACAAACACCCAAAAACAATAAAATTAAACAACCACAAGAAATCAGCACCCCTTAAGCTCACCATATTATCTTCATTTAGGATTGACTGTCTAGACTCGACCGAGGAGTGCACCAATTTATTACGCCATTTCCATATAAGCCACATAAGCGTATATCTAGAAGCAAGGTATGCTGTGTGCGCATTATCAGCTCCAAGATGATAATTTGCAGCACTAAGAGCATTACTCAGACCAATAGGGGTGGGATCGCTAATCTGCCACCAAGCGTGAAGGCTTTTCCAAAGAGGACTTGTATACCGTAGTTTAAGAATATGTGATCTGACTCTTCCTGCGCCCCATCACAGAATGGGCATAGACTTGATGGCAAATTTAATCTGCGGTTCACGAGATTACTCCGAGTAACTAAACCATTGTACACTAATCTCCATACAAATACATTTACTTTATTAGGAAGGCATGGCAGCCATTTGGAAACGTGAAGAGGGCCTCCACCACTCAAAGTTTCCTTATCAATTAAACATGATAAAGATTTCACCTTGAAAATGCCCTTCGGATGTAGGTTCCATAACCAGCCTTCGTCAGAAACAGAAAGCAGACTAGATGAGGCCAACAAATCTTCAATTTTAGATAGGTCATTGTGCGCCCTTCCCCTTATAATATTTCGCCAACACCAGGTGCCTTTCAAGGCATTCTCCTCGTTAATCACACGATTCGCAACAGATGAATCCTTATCACTTTCCAAGGCAAAAATTATAGGAAACAAAGACTTTAAGGTCTGTGAGGTATTCGGAATCCACAAATCATGCCAAAAAATTGTGTTTAGACCATTGCCAAGCTTAGTTATTATGGATGTAGTAAATGGAACTCCCAAGCTATCAATCTCATGACCACACTTATGTATAGCAGATCACACTGAGTTAGAATTAAACAATTCAGATGAATCATTCAAACCCCCAGTATGACCATACATAGATTTGATAATGCGAGCCCAAAGCGCATTTGGTTCTTTCTTTAACCTCCACCACCAATTCGCAAGCAAACTTAGATTTTTTTTGCTTTTAGACTTCCAATGCCGAGTCCACCGAATGCCTTGCTTTTTAGAGTTAAACTCCATTTAACCCAAGTCACACTTCGATCTTTTTCAGCGCCCCAAAGAAACATTCTTCGAAGAGTTTCTAGCTTCTTGATCACCCCTAATTGAGCTTTATAAATGGACATTTAACAGAGCGGTATaccacttgataatgctaaaaacgaacatatatttcatagcattatccctcaagaaagacaagcttttagttgcaattgttctatttacaagtaatattcgtttaaataataaaaggtgaagacaaaagacagatacgACGaactgaagacgcaaacgaccaaaaagctcaaaagtacaaagtacaatcaaagtggttccaattattgatgagaaacgtctcaaaattacaagagtacaagacgcaaaacgcaaaatacaagatattaaattgtacgcaaggacgttcgaaaatccggaaccgggaccaaagtcaactctcaacgctcgacgcaacggacctaaaattacaagtcaactatgcacatgaatataatataatatataattaattcttaaaattaatatatatattatattatataatataaacgtcggcaaacaagaaaacaaatgagtgtgagctgatacctacctccatgcaatcgcatggcctggaggcacaaaagccatgcgatcgcatgacacacttttttcagctcaggtcctataaattcgcagttttggttgatcatatatccatccatctctctatctatcaaacgtatttatatatatattataattttaattttaattttaattctaataataagggtatgttagcgaatgttgtaagggtgtaagtcgaaattctgtccgtgtaacgctacgctatttttaatcattgtaagttatgttcaacctttttaatttaatgtctcgtagataagttattattatgcttatttaatgccgaagtaatcatgatgttgggctaaatactaaaactgggtaattgggttttggaccataattggggtttgaataaaagaacgacacttgtggaaattagactatgggctattaatgggctttatattaactaaatgatacctcgttaatttaatatatagacttataatttgacgtatttatatataaccacatacgcttgactgggcacggtgggcgggatatctataaataccaataattgttcattttaccggacacggaactggattaatagttaatagacttgttgaaacaggggtggattacattcaagggtaattggtgcaattgttaacaaagtagtaaaacattggtttacacgcagtcgataacctggtgtattcattaaacaaagtattaagaccttgttacaattcgaatccccaattagttggaatatttgacttcaggaataagaataatttgacgaagacttccgcattttatgattataactgatggactattatggacaaatccgtatggacatatcgaataattcaggacaaagaacaattaacccatgggaataaactaaaaatcaacacatcaaacatcatgattacggaagtttaaataagcataatttatatatttcatatttaattgcacttttaattatcgcatttttatttattgtcattttatttaattgcatttttaattatcgtactctttaattatcgcaattttattttatcgcacttttatttatcgcaatttcattatcgttatttactttacgctttaaattaagtcttttatatatttaatattttacattaggttttaactgcgactaaagttttaaaatcgacaaaccggtcattaaacggtaaaaactcccttttataataataatattacttatatatttttatatttttacatatatagtttttaaaaaaatatagcgttaagcttgtttaaagtctccctgtggaacgaaccggacttactaaaaactacactactgtacgattaggtacactgcctataagtgttgtagcaaggtttaggtatatccactctataaataaataaatcacttgtgtaaaattgtatcgtatttaatagtatttccttgtaaaaattaatactatttcatatacccctcgcataacatcaagtatttttggcgccgctgccggggatcctaaaacgccggaagcgaaatgctatatatatatatatatatatatatatatatatatatatatatatatatatatataaagatttatttagttctttgtataaaaaaatatacgttttaaatattaaattttcaaaaatataaaaagaaaaaaatatctatatatttatatttaagagttgttcaaaaatatataaaattataaaatatttctatttctatttttttcagtttgtaaaaatataagttttattataaatattttatacaaaaaattaaaatagaaaaaaaataaaataaaaccacTCGGGCAGAGTACTGTTGAAGCCCAATTTCTGGCCCAAAaacctactccatgcgaccgcatggaattataacgggatatccatgcgatcgcatggccctgtctgacacgccaggtttgactctaattctgcattaattacggagtatattattattattatttattaaaaccctaattagggttgtttatttaattatttagtttagtttttaattaatttgtattagttagtttaattagttttaataaattataaaattaatagttttataaaataaataatataaaaataatatttttataaaattgtactttttacaactttaagtttatttttatattttgtatctttttatttgttttagtgtaatatttatatttttcgcttatttagttttaagacataatttttgccgtagttatttttatttctagatttttaggcttttccgtaaaatcccttcagtgctttttctttagactaagatttaggtgctttagaattttgcgacgccgtttttaatattttagtactttttaagttattgccgttttggatatagtatttcttttaagctttaatattttaagacgcaacttttaatttttagtttttagttcctttttaagtttcgacgccctactttcttatttttattttttgacgcctattatttttctactttttccgacgcactctttttctttcttatttttcgacgctccagtttttaggacatagaattttctatttcttctctaaaatttctttaaatttcaacgaaaaattattttaagcggttaaattgatagacatcccaaattttctgcttcgtagtaatagttggatttgttagtggctgagttgtgagcttctgatttaaagggttctggctccctgctacatctattggctattcgaaacg
This genomic interval carries:
- the LOC139897255 gene encoding beta-hexosaminidase 2-like, with amino-acid sequence MSNNNFPTCNNLYTLLVTLLIYFVPLISAVDSPINIWPKPRSITWTVQQAIYISPSFTISSPSHPYLTPAVNRYLHQIQTAKYTPLITPSINITTSLPLQTLTLTISDLTSPLSHGVNESYTLNIPANSNGATITAATAWGAMRGLESFSQLIWGNPATVAAGVEISDWPLFEHRGILLDTARNFYEVEDLMRLIGAMSANKLNVFHWHITDSQSFPLVLKTEPDLAGKGSYGSGMEYSLEDVKRVVEFGLEHGVRIIPEIDMPGHTGSWAAAYPEIVACANMFWWPAGALWEDRLAAEPGTGHLNPLIPKTYDVIKNIVQEITTMFPDSFYHGGADEVVPGCWKADPTIQNYLANNGTLSQILEIFINKTNPYILAQNRTAVYWEDVILDAQINVNPSILSPETTIMQTWNGGPNNTKKLVSAGYRTIVSSADYYYLDCGHGDFTGNNTAYDQPPGFDQQKGGSWCGPFKTWQLIYNYDITYGLDETEAKLVIGGEVALWSEQADPNVLDSRIWPRASAIGEVLWSGNRDEMGMKRSADATDRLTEWINRMVSRGVKSEPIQPLWCIRNPGMCNTYNPIF